A single region of the Pelorhabdus rhamnosifermentans genome encodes:
- the larA gene encoding nickel-dependent lactate racemase: MEYVNVKLPYDKKEIIAKIKRDNLQGILVSQAENYQTTLSQNEIVEASLDNPIGSPKLEYLVRGKKNIVIISSDHTRPVPSKIITPILLRRIRSVEPKANIKILVATGFHRPSTRKELIDKYGEDIVNNEQIVMHVSIDDAAMVKIGTLPSGGPCILNRTAVEADLLISEGFIESHFFAGFSGGRKSVLPGIASYKTIMANHCGEFIHSSKARTGNLKYNPVHEDMLYAAKTASLKFILNVVLDGDKQIIASFAGDLEKAHQTGCNFVEKLAKVKKIPCDIAISTNGGYPLDQNIYQAVKGMTAAEATNREKGVIIMVAGCADGHGGEGFYNNLAEAATPEEFLEKAIHTQRQDTIPDQWTSQILARILSKHHVIMVSDLVDPKLISGMHMELATTFEQALKRAYEIEGEDAKVTVIPDGLSVIVE, translated from the coding sequence ATGGAATATGTTAATGTAAAATTACCTTATGATAAAAAAGAAATTATTGCAAAAATAAAAAGAGATAATTTGCAAGGCATTCTGGTTTCCCAAGCAGAAAATTACCAGACTACTTTGTCCCAAAATGAAATTGTAGAAGCATCACTAGATAATCCGATCGGTTCCCCTAAGTTGGAATATTTAGTACGTGGCAAGAAAAATATTGTTATAATCAGTTCAGATCATACCCGCCCCGTTCCGTCGAAAATCATTACGCCAATTTTACTCCGACGTATTCGCAGTGTTGAACCTAAGGCAAATATTAAAATTTTGGTTGCTACAGGTTTTCATCGTCCATCGACTCGAAAAGAATTAATCGATAAATATGGTGAAGACATTGTAAACAATGAGCAAATTGTTATGCATGTTTCAATAGACGATGCTGCCATGGTAAAGATAGGTACGCTTCCGTCAGGCGGTCCGTGTATCCTAAATCGAACGGCTGTCGAAGCTGATCTTCTTATTTCCGAAGGGTTTATTGAGTCCCACTTTTTTGCAGGCTTTTCAGGCGGACGCAAGTCGGTATTGCCCGGAATTGCGTCCTATAAAACGATTATGGCAAATCATTGCGGCGAGTTTATACATTCCAGCAAGGCACGCACTGGAAATCTAAAGTATAATCCTGTTCATGAGGATATGTTGTATGCGGCAAAAACAGCAAGTCTTAAATTTATTTTAAACGTTGTGCTTGATGGAGATAAACAAATTATTGCTTCCTTTGCCGGAGATCTTGAAAAAGCTCATCAAACTGGCTGCAATTTTGTAGAGAAACTTGCCAAAGTTAAAAAGATACCTTGCGATATTGCTATCTCAACAAATGGCGGTTATCCGCTTGATCAAAATATTTATCAGGCCGTCAAAGGAATGACAGCAGCAGAAGCTACCAATAGGGAAAAGGGCGTTATTATTATGGTAGCCGGTTGTGCGGATGGTCATGGCGGGGAAGGATTTTATAACAATCTTGCTGAGGCCGCGACACCGGAAGAATTTTTGGAAAAGGCCATTCATACCCAACGCCAAGACACTATTCCAGATCAATGGACTTCACAGATCCTTGCTCGTATTCTTTCCAAGCATCATGTTATCATGGTTTCGGATCTTGTTGATCCGAAACTGATTTCAGGTATGCATATGGAACTTGCCACAACTTTTGAGCAGGCGTTGAAACGCGCCTATGAAATAGAAGGCGAAGATGCTAAAGTAACAGTTATTCCCGATGGCCTTTCAGTAATTGTAGAATAG
- a CDS encoding helix-turn-helix domain-containing protein yields the protein MILCLISANDKLLKKLHNLKAEELAKKIGVKRRIIFMYEKDDSKSNYEVLIVLADYFKVSLDYLVSRSDKPEK from the coding sequence ATGATTTTATGCCTAATTTCAGCGAACGATAAGCTATTGAAAAAACTACATAACCTAAAAGCGGAAGAATTAGCGAAAAAAATAGGTGTCAAACGCCGGATCATATTTATGTACGAAAAAGATGATTCTAAATCCAATTATGAAGTTCTTATCGTTTTGGCCGACTATTTTAAAGTATCCCTTGATTATCTTGTAAGTCGATCAGATAAACCGGAAAAATAA
- a CDS encoding helix-turn-helix domain-containing protein — protein sequence MSFGERLKYLRENRELTQRALANLIKIGYSTLAMYETNKRQPDFDILNKLASFFDVTTDYLLERTNDSKPLTEKDKIITLKSSKEASPQNLKLLEIARKLEKLPPEKRKALETLFGVDEQNTDKNS from the coding sequence ATGAGTTTTGGTGAAAGATTAAAATATCTTCGCGAAAATCGCGAACTAACCCAACGAGCTTTAGCTAATTTAATCAAAATTGGTTACAGTACATTGGCTATGTATGAGACAAATAAACGCCAACCTGATTTTGATATACTAAATAAGTTGGCATCATTCTTTGATGTCACCACCGATTACCTTTTAGAACGCACAAATGATTCCAAACCTCTTACTGAAAAAGATAAAATAATAACTCTCAAATCATCAAAAGAAGCATCTCCTCAAAATCTTAAACTTTTAGAAATCGCACGTAAATTAGAAAAACTTCCGCCTGAAAAGCGGAAGGCTCTTGAAACATTGTTTGGAGTAGATGAACAAAACACAGATAAAAATAGTTAA
- a CDS encoding helix-turn-helix transcriptional regulator yields MNGVTLADLRTNKKLTQRELAQIINVAPSSIAMYESGERTPSLGRAKEIAKYFKVSVESIIF; encoded by the coding sequence ATGAACGGCGTAACATTGGCAGATCTACGGACTAATAAAAAATTAACCCAACGTGAATTAGCTCAAATCATTAACGTTGCTCCATCTTCAATAGCTATGTATGAATCTGGCGAAAGAACGCCGTCATTGGGAAGGGCTAAAGAAATAGCAAAGTATTTCAAAGTATCAGTAGAGTCGATTATTTTTTGA
- a CDS encoding Rid family detoxifying hydrolase — protein sequence MQEIIENKEASRVIGPYSSVRKVGGFLFGSGQSPINPKTGELVDGGITAQVTQVMENIKQLLLAAKLDFADVVKTTVFLIHMEDFTAVNEIYGRYFVDKLPARSCIAVASLPKAACVEIEFIAFRNEQ from the coding sequence ATGCAAGAAATTATCGAGAACAAAGAAGCTTCACGGGTAATAGGGCCTTATTCATCGGTTCGAAAGGTTGGTGGCTTTCTGTTTGGCTCAGGTCAAAGCCCCATCAATCCCAAAACAGGGGAACTTGTCGACGGAGGAATTACAGCTCAAGTAACACAAGTCATGGAAAATATTAAACAGCTTTTACTTGCAGCGAAACTAGATTTTGCGGATGTTGTCAAAACGACGGTATTTTTAATTCATATGGAGGATTTTACGGCGGTCAATGAAATTTATGGACGTTATTTTGTGGACAAGCTGCCTGCGCGTTCTTGCATTGCTGTGGCAAGCTTACCCAAAGCAGCTTGCGTCGAAATCGAATTTATTGCTTTTCGTAATGAACAGTAG
- a CDS encoding amino acid permease produces the protein MNLFACKEAVASDFSSSRLAARSGLTDEEWRKAIRFDGTDWGWVIMSIGMAIGAGIVFLPVQVGLMGLWVFLFSAVIGYPAMYLFQRLFINTLAASPECKDYPSVIKGYLGKNWGIFLGALYFIMLIIWVFVYSTAINNDSASFLQSFGVTQTLLSKNPLYGLALICGLVVLASRGEKALFKIATGMVLTKLLVVAFLGLLMISHWNLANVGALPPLGKFLHDTVVMLPFTLTSILFIQSLSPMVISYRSHEKSIEVARYKAMRAMNIAFGILFVTVFFYAVSFTLSMGHEQAVAAYHANISALAMAAQGGGQQSVKIFSLILNIFAVMTAYFGVYLGFREACQGLVMNLVCRIMPEERINKNMVGYGIMIFTVLMSWGAIVLNAPVLSFTSICSPVFGLVGCLIPAYLVYQVPLLHQYKGLSLKIIIATGILLCISPFLAFTS, from the coding sequence ATGAATTTATTCGCCTGTAAAGAAGCCGTTGCTTCAGACTTTTCTTCTAGTCGTCTAGCGGCGCGGTCCGGTTTAACAGATGAAGAATGGCGCAAGGCCATCCGTTTCGATGGAACGGATTGGGGCTGGGTGATTATGAGTATTGGCATGGCCATTGGTGCCGGCATTGTCTTTTTACCTGTCCAAGTCGGGCTGATGGGGTTATGGGTCTTTTTATTTTCGGCAGTCATTGGCTATCCGGCCATGTATTTGTTCCAAAGACTTTTCATTAATACCCTGGCCGCTTCGCCGGAATGCAAGGACTATCCCAGTGTGATTAAAGGCTATCTTGGTAAGAACTGGGGGATATTCTTAGGCGCCCTGTATTTTATTATGCTCATCATTTGGGTATTTGTATATTCTACAGCCATTAACAACGACAGTGCTTCGTTTTTACAGTCCTTTGGCGTCACGCAGACACTGCTCTCGAAAAATCCTTTGTATGGATTGGCACTCATTTGTGGTCTTGTGGTTTTGGCTTCGCGGGGTGAAAAGGCCTTGTTTAAAATTGCCACAGGCATGGTGCTGACGAAGTTACTTGTTGTGGCTTTTCTCGGTCTGCTTATGATCAGTCATTGGAATCTGGCCAATGTCGGAGCGCTCCCGCCCCTTGGTAAATTTCTGCACGATACGGTGGTGATGCTGCCCTTTACTTTGACATCCATTCTGTTTATTCAAAGCTTAAGCCCCATGGTCATTTCCTATCGATCCCATGAAAAGTCGATTGAAGTCGCACGTTACAAAGCCATGCGGGCCATGAATATTGCCTTTGGTATTCTGTTTGTGACGGTATTCTTTTATGCTGTGTCGTTTACTTTGTCTATGGGTCATGAGCAGGCTGTCGCGGCTTATCACGCCAATATTTCGGCCTTAGCCATGGCAGCGCAGGGCGGAGGACAACAGTCGGTAAAAATATTCAGCTTGATCCTCAATATTTTCGCCGTCATGACGGCCTATTTCGGTGTGTATCTGGGATTTCGCGAAGCCTGTCAGGGATTGGTCATGAATTTGGTGTGCCGGATCATGCCTGAGGAGCGAATCAATAAAAACATGGTAGGCTATGGGATCATGATTTTTACTGTTCTTATGTCTTGGGGAGCTATTGTACTTAATGCGCCAGTACTCAGTTTTACATCCATTTGCAGTCCCGTCTTTGGTTTGGTTGGCTGTCTGATTCCGGCGTACCTCGTTTATCAGGTCCCGTTATTGCATCAATACAAAGGATTATCGTTAAAAATTATTATTGCCACAGGTATTTTGCTTTGTATATCACCTTTCTTAGCCTTTACGTCCTGA
- a CDS encoding L-cysteine desulfidase family protein yields the protein MQENSTTKVRSLWQEMVKAVKQEVVPAVGCTEPVSLALAAAMAAERLGKPAEKIEVRVSANMMKNGMGVIVPGTGMAGLLIAAAVGALGGDPQGKLEVLKKLTPKQVEAGKRMVAEKRVNIAIADVPNVLYSEAKVFHGEAWVKVCIADNHTHVIRIEQNGELVYQAEEQEEAAAEEAAYSLAGVRARDVFEFATQAPLESIAFIREAARINDALAEEGMNGRYGLHIGAMLNRQIEQGYLSDCLMMRVLMLTTAASDARMGGAPLPAITNSGSGNQGIAATVPVSVVARQLKADEETLTRALMLSHMMAIYIHSKLPKLSALCAVTTASMGAAAGMAWLLRKEFSAVSMAISSMIGDVAGMICDGAANSCAMKVSTAVSAACKAVLMALEGTRVTGDEGIVADDVDVSIANIGDLACKGMVQTDDQILQIMLNKSLDQA from the coding sequence ATGCAAGAAAATAGTACAACCAAAGTTCGTTCCTTATGGCAGGAAATGGTCAAGGCCGTTAAGCAGGAAGTCGTTCCAGCTGTCGGCTGTACCGAGCCGGTCTCCCTGGCGCTTGCGGCGGCCATGGCAGCTGAGCGGCTGGGGAAACCGGCGGAGAAAATCGAAGTCCGGGTTTCAGCCAATATGATGAAAAATGGCATGGGAGTGATTGTGCCCGGAACCGGAATGGCTGGGCTGCTCATTGCCGCAGCTGTCGGTGCTTTGGGCGGTGATCCGCAAGGAAAGCTGGAGGTGTTAAAAAAGCTGACACCGAAGCAAGTCGAAGCAGGGAAACGTATGGTGGCTGAAAAACGCGTGAACATTGCTATTGCCGATGTGCCCAATGTTCTCTACTCCGAGGCTAAGGTGTTTCACGGAGAGGCGTGGGTCAAAGTCTGCATTGCTGACAACCATACCCATGTGATTCGCATCGAACAAAATGGTGAGCTTGTCTATCAAGCCGAGGAACAAGAAGAGGCGGCAGCGGAAGAGGCAGCCTACTCACTTGCCGGAGTGAGGGCCCGTGATGTATTCGAATTTGCGACGCAGGCCCCGCTGGAAAGCATCGCATTTATCCGCGAAGCCGCGCGGATAAATGATGCTCTGGCTGAAGAGGGCATGAACGGACGCTACGGGCTGCATATCGGTGCCATGCTCAATAGGCAGATTGAACAAGGCTACTTGTCAGACTGCTTGATGATGCGTGTATTGATGCTGACGACAGCCGCGTCTGACGCCCGTATGGGCGGCGCACCCCTTCCCGCCATTACCAATTCCGGATCAGGCAACCAGGGCATTGCCGCAACAGTGCCTGTCAGCGTAGTGGCTAGGCAGCTAAAAGCCGATGAAGAAACATTGACAAGAGCCTTGATGTTGTCGCATATGATGGCTATTTATATTCATAGTAAACTGCCCAAACTGTCGGCTTTATGTGCCGTAACAACGGCATCCATGGGAGCGGCGGCAGGCATGGCGTGGCTGCTCAGAAAAGAATTTTCAGCTGTGAGTATGGCTATTTCCAGTATGATCGGCGATGTGGCAGGCATGATCTGTGACGGAGCAGCGAATAGTTGCGCCATGAAAGTATCGACAGCCGTAAGTGCGGCATGCAAAGCGGTACTCATGGCGCTGGAAGGAACAAGAGTGACAGGGGACGAAGGAATTGTTGCCGACGATGTGGATGTTTCCATTGCCAATATCGGGGACTTGGCCTGTAAAGGCATGGTACAGACAGATGATCAAATTTTACAGATTATGCTGAATAAATCACTGGATCAGGCATAG